CACGTATTCATCGGCGCCGGCGGCCAGCGCTTCGGCGACGCGTTCGAGCTCGGACTCGGCGCTGACCATCAGCATCGGCAAGTCGCGGTAGGCTTCGAAGCGGCGCACGGCGCGCAGGAAATCGCAACCGTCCATGTGCGGCATCTGCCAGTCCACCAGCACCGCTTCGATGTCGTCCCCGCGTTTCAAACATTCCAGCGCTTCGCGGCCGTCGCCGGCCTCGACCACCTTGAAACCGGAACCGCTCAGGATGTCCCTGAGCAGCGACCGCATCGCCAGGGAGTCATCGATGACCAATACCGCCATGTCTTTGCCCTCTCCGTTGCGCCGCTGGTTCAGGTCACCGCGCGGATGACGCCGCGCCCCGGTCGATGGCCGCTGTGAAAGGCGCCGGGTTCGTAGCGGAAGCGGTCGACCAACTGTTGCAGTTCGGCCGCCATGCGCGCCATTTCGCTGGAAGCCATGTGCACATCGTTGGCGCTGCCGAGCGTGCTTTGGGTCGCTTGGGCCACGTTGGTGATGTTCTGGGCGATTTCGGCGCTGCCTCGGGCGGCCTCTGATACGCTGCGGCCGATCTCGTTGGTGGTGGCGGTCTGCTGTTCGACCGCGCTGGCGATGGTGATTTGAATGTCGTTGATCTGGTTGATGATGGTGCTGATGCCGCCGATGGCGTCCACGGCGCTGCCGGTGTCCATCTGAATGGCTTCGATCTTGCGGCCGATTTCCTCGGTGGCCTTGGCGGTTTCCTTGGCCAGCTCCTTGACCTCGTTGGCCACCACGGCAAAACCCTTGCCGGCCTCG
The Candidatus Competibacteraceae bacterium DNA segment above includes these coding regions:
- a CDS encoding response regulator codes for the protein MAVLVIDDSLAMRSLLRDILSGSGFKVVEAGDGREALECLKRGDDIEAVLVDWQMPHMDGCDFLRAVRRFEAYRDLPMLMVSAESELERVAEALAAGADEYVMKPFTRDALLGKLNLLGLSSH